The Devosia sp. 1566 sequence TGATCGCCTCGACGGAGGTCGCGAGCGGCTATGAGCTGACTATCATCGCCGCTTGCGTGATCGGCGGCGTGTCGATTGCCGGTGGCATCGGCACCGTCGGCGGCACGCTCTTGGGGGCGTTGTTCTTGGGCGTGATCAACAATGCGCTGCCGGTGATCAATATTTCCCCGTTCTGGCAGATGGCGATCTCCGGTGGCGCGATCCTGTTGGCGGTGGTGCTCAATGCCCGGGGAGAGCGCTCGGCAGGGCGGGTGATCTTGCGAAAGGCGGAGGCGTGATGGCTTCCATGCCGGGTTCTGGCGCTCCCTCCCCCCTGGGGGAGGGACAGGGCGGGGGGTGGTGCAGTGGGTCGCCGGATCTGCAACTATCGGAAGCTATGAGATGACCGACACCGTAACAACCCGCCAATTGCCGGACCGGCTTGATCATCCCCTGCGCTCGGCGCTGCTGAGCTGGGAGTCGCTGCTGGTGCTGGTAGCGGTGGGTATTTTCATCGCCAATTCATTGGCTTCGCCCTACTTCCTCAATGAATGGTCGCTGTCGGACCTGACCTTCAACTTCACCGAAAAGGCGCTGATTGCGCTGGCCATGGCGCTGCTGATCATTTCGGGCGAGATCGATCTGTCCGTAGCGGCGATCATTGCCCTGGCCTCGACATTGATGGGTTTGGCGCTGCAATGGGGCGTGGATACGCCCGGGCTGGTCGCGATTGGGGTTGGAGTGGGGCTTTTGTGCGGCGCCTTCAATGGGGCGCTGGTGACCGGGCTCAAACTGCCCTCGATCGTCGTCACCATCGGCACGATGAGCCTGTTCCGGGGCATCGCCTTCATCATCCTGGGCGATGGCAGCTTCAAGGGTTACCCGGCCAGCTTCAGCTTTTTCGGGCAGGGCTATGTGTGGTGGGTGATTTCGTTCGAGCTGGTGCTGTTTGCGCTGGCGGCGGTGATCTTCTGGTTCACGCTGCATCGCACCGTGTTCGGGCGCCAGATCTATGCCATCGGCAACAATGCCGTGGCGGCCCGCTTTACCGGCGTGCGGGTGGATCGCATCAAGTTCGTGCTGTTTTGCCTGACCGGGCTGATGAGCGGCATTGCCGCCGTGCTGCTGACGGCGCGGCTGGGCTCCACCCGGCCGTCCATTGCCGAAGGCTTCGAGCTCGAGGCCATCACCATGGTGGTGCTGGGCGGGGTCAATATCCTGGGCGGCGGCGGCTCGATTATTGGCGTCGTACTGGCCGCCGTGATCATGGGGCTGGTGACCTTCGGGCTTGGGCTGCTCAATGTTCCGGGCATCGTCATGTCGATCTTTATCGGCACGCTGCTGATCGTGGTGATCGCGCTGCCCATCCTGTTCCGCCTGTGGAGAACGCGCAGCCAATGAGCGACTGGGAAAAACACGCCTTCAAGATGCAGCTCAATCCCGGCATGGCGGCCGAATACAAAAAGCGGCATGACGAGATTTTTCCCGAACTGGTTGACCTGCTCAAGCAGGCCGGCGTGCGCGATTATTCCATCCATCTCGATGAGGAAACCAATATCCTCTTTGGCGTGCTGTGGCGGCGCAAGGATCACACCATGGACGCGCTGCCCAACCATCCGGTGATGCAGCGCTGGTGGGCCCACATGGCCGATGTGATGGCCACCAATGAACGCAACGAGCCGGTTTCGGTCGACCTCAAGCCCATGTTCTGGATGGAGTAGCCGCGCGCCCCTAGTGGAGAGACGCGGGCGCGTGGGCTTTGCGGACGGCCCGCGCCATCAGCCACACCGCGAGCACGACGAAGGGCGCTGCGATCGAGAGCGCCATGGTCTTGTGCAGGTGCAATTCCTCGAGCGGCCCGGCGAGGAGATAGCTCAGGATGCCCAAAAGGTAGTAGCTGATGGCGATGGTCGAGAGCCCTTCCACGGTGCGCTGCAGCAGGAACTGGCTGCGCGAGGTCTGGGCGATGTTGTCGAGCACGGCGGCGTTTTGCACCTGCATATCAACGCCGATGCGCACATTGAGCAGGCCGATGGCGCGTTCGAGCTTGGCCGACAGTACGGCGAGGCGCTTTTCCATCGCCGCGCAAGTGGCAAGGCCCGGATCGACGCGGTTGCCGATATAGCTGCCCAGGGTCGAGCCGCGATCGGTGCCCGATTCCCGGATGCCCTGCACCCGCACGCGCAAAATGTCGCCATAGGCGTGTCCGGCGGCAAAGCGATAGCCGAGGCGTTCCGACATCTGGCTGGAGCGCACTGAAAGCGCATGGAGGGCATCAAGGGCCGCCTGGACCGCAGCGGGCGTAGTCGCCTCGGAAAGCTCTTCCATCAGCGCGGTGAGTTCGGTTTCGATACGCCGCAATTCCGGGGCGGTGCTGCGCGCCAGCGGCAGGCCGAGCAGGGCCATGGTGCGATAGGTTTCGATCTCGAGAATGCGGCGCACGATGATGGAGCGGCGCAGCGGCGTCAGCCCGCCGGCCGCCAGCTCGAACCGGGTGAAGCGGTCCGCATCGGGCACAAAATCGGTGGCGATCTGGGCTTTGCCCGCTTCCACATTGGCGAGGCACAGGCTGGGCAGACTGAACCCGGGCACCAGGCGGTCGGGTATGGTGGTTTCGGCAATGACATCGAGCCGCATCGCCCCGATCAGGAGCCCATCGGCCAGAACCTCAAGGCCAAGCCCATCGGGACGATTGTCGTTGTCGTCCAGCTCGCTGCGCCACGTGACGGTGACGAACTCGGTGTGAAACTCCCAGGTGACCTGCCGTCCGGCGCCGCCAAAGCTGTGCTGGCGCGTATCGGGCTGGGGCAGCGGGAGGTCTTGTTCGGCGCAAAACGCAGCGAAGCGCTCGAACACGGCCAGCATGGCGCCGGCCACGGGCGGCATCACCACGACGAGGCGGCGCAATCGGCAGGTCTCGGGCACGATCTCCACGGGACGGGCATGGACCTCCGCCATAATGGCGTCGCGGTAGGGGTGATCAGCAATGGTGGTTTGAACCATAAAAGGGCTCCGGCCCGGCCCGAATGCCGGTCGGCCATGTGGCGCTACCCGGCCGCGCTTGGCAATGAGGCGTTCGGGCGCGCTACTTTGGTCGAAGAGGCGGGAACGCTAGGGTGGGGATAGCGCTTATCATGGGTTAGAAGCCCGGCGCAGAGCCGTGATTTCGCTCGCGCTCGGTTTGCCTGGATACGAGGAATATTGGGCGAGTTTTTCCGAGCTGTTTCCTTTGCCGCCAATTTCGCCCTAGCTCATTTTCGCAGGCGCGCTAGGTTAACCCGAATGGGTCGAGCGCCCGCACACACGGAGAATCGCCATGCGTCTTGCCGTCAAACTCCTGAGCGCCGCCGCCGCGCTTGCCGTTTCCATCACCGCCGCCCAGGCGCAGGTGGTGGTGTCCTCCAAGATCGACACCGAAGGGGGCGTGCTGGGGAACATCATTCTCCAGGTGCTGCAGAATAACGACATTGCCGTGGAAGATCGCACGCAGCTGGGCGGCACGCCGATCGTGCGCGAAGCCATCATTGCCGGCGAAATCGACATCTATCCCGAATATACCGGTAATGGCGCCTATTTCTTCGAGGGGACCGATCCCGCGCTCTGGAACGACGCGGCCAAGGCCTATGCCGAGGTCAAAAAGCTCGACTATGACGCCAACAAGATCGTCTGGCTGAGCCCGTCGCCGGCCAACAATACCTGGGCGGTGGCACTGCGGGGCGATCTGGCGGAAGCCAATAACCTCAAGACCTTCTCCGAGTTCGGGGAATGGGTGGCTGGTGGTGGCGAGGTCAAGCTCGCCGCCTCGGCCGAATTCGTCAACTCGCCCGCAGCGCTGCCCAAGTTCCAGGAAGTCTATGGCTTTACCCTGTCGCCTGACCAGCTGATTACCCTTTCGGGCGGTGACACGGCGGCGACCATCGCGGCGGCGGCCCAGCAGACCAATGGCGTCAACGCTGCCATGGTTTATGGCACCGATGGGGGCATCGCGCCTTCGGGCCTGGTGGTGCTGGAAGACGATAAGGGCGTGCAGCCCGTTTATCAGCCCGCCCCGATCATCCGCGAGGAAGTTCTGACCGAGTATCCGCAGATCGAGGAACTGCTGACGCCGGTGTTTGAGGCGCTGACGCTCGAAACGCTACAGGAGCTCAATGGCCGCGTGCAGGTGGGCGGTGAAGCCGCGTCGGCGGTGGCCACCGACTTCCTGACCCAGGGCGGGTTCCTGAACTAGGCCCCGTGCGCGAAGTGGGGATGCGCATGCACCCCACTTCTGGCCTGCCATGGCGCAAGGGAGCCGCATGAGCACTGCCACTGCCGCTCCAGCGCGCCGGCCCATTTGGCTCGGCCTCGACAAGCTTGGCGTTCTCATCGCGGCCATCGCTGCGGCGGGGACGGTTTTGCCGTTCGCGCTGTTTCGCGCCAATCGCATCGTGCCGGGCGAGGCGCGCGGGATTCTCGAGGCCCTGCCGCCCGCCGAGGGCGCGGTGCTGCTCGGCGTGCTGGTGGGTGGGATCGTCGCGGCATTGCTGCGCCTGCCGCGCCGGATCAAGCTGGGAGCGGCGACACTGGCGCTGGCGTCCCTGGCGGTGATGATCGGGCGCTCGGCGGAGTTTCTGACGCCGCCGGAGAACACTTTTGCCCGGGTGTCCCCGGGCGCCGGGTTCTGGCTGCTGGTGTTTGCTTTTGCCCTGCTGCTGGCCGATTGCCTGACGCGATTGCGGCTCCAGCCCTGGCTGCGCATCGCCGTGCTCGCTGGCGTGGCCTTAGCGATGGCGGCGTGGCTGTGGTCGGGCGCGTGGAACGACCTCGCCCTGCTCAAGGAATACAGCACCCGCGCCGCCGCGTTCTGGAACGAGGGGCGCACGCATCTGGCGCTGGCCTTCGGCTCGGTGGCGGCAGCGATTGCCGTGGGCGTGCCGCTGGGCGTCCTGTGCTTCAAGGTCAAGCCGCTGCGCGCGGGCGTGCTGGGCGTGCTCAACATCATCCAGACCGTCCCCTCTATTGCCCTTTTTGGCCTCCTGATTGCGCCGCTGGCCTGGGTGGCCGCAACGGTGCCGGGGGCGGCGCGGCTGGGCATTTCCGGCATTGGTGCGGCGCCGGCGCTGGTGGCGCTGTTTGCCTATGCGCTGCTGCCCATTGTTTCCAATACTGTGGTGGGGCTGGTGGGCGTGCCGCCGGCGGCCGTGGATGCAGCGCGCGGCATGGGCATGACGGCAAGGCAGCGCCTGCTCGGTATTCAGTTTCCGCTGGCTTTCCCGGTTATTCTGACCGGGATCCGCATTGTGCTGGTGCAAAATATCGGCCTTGCGACCATTGCGGCGCTGATCGGGGGCGGGGGCTTTGGCGTCTTTGTGTTCCAGGGCATCGGGCAAACCGCGATGGACCTGGTGCTGCTGGGCGCCATTCCCACGGTGGCGCTGGCCTTTGCCGCGGCAGTGGTGCTCGACGCGCTAATCGAGATGAGCGGAGGGCGAGGGCGGCCGGCATGATCGAGATCGACAATGTTTCCAAGATCTATGACGGCACCGCGGTGGTCGATGCGGTGACGCTGACCGTGGCGCCGCGCACGATCTGCGTGATCGTGGGCACGTCGGGCTCGGGCAAGACGACGCTGCTGCGCATGATCAACCGGCTGGTGGAGCCCAGCGCCGGCACGATCCGCATCGATGGCGAGGATACGCGCAGCATCGAGGCCTATCAGCTGCGCCGGCGCATGGGCTACGCCATCCAGGGGCATGGGCTGTTTCCCCACCGCACGGTGGCGCAGAACATCGCCACCGTGCCCAAGCTCCTTGGCTGGGACAAGGCGCGCCGCAATGCGCGGGTCGATGAACTGCTCGAGCTGTTCCAGCTCGATCCCGGCCAATATCGCGACCGGCTGCCCCATGAACTGTCGGGTGGCCAGCAACAGCGCATCGGGGTGGCGCGGGCGCTGGCGGCCGAGCCCAATATCTTGCTGATGGACGAGCCCTATGGCGCGCTTGATCCCTTGATCCGGGCCAAGGCGCAGGAGGATCTGCTGGCGATCCAGCGGCGGTTCAAGACCACGATCGTGCTCGTGACCCATGACATGGAAGAAGCCATTCACCTGGGCGACACGATCGCGGTGATGGACAAGGGCCAGCTGTTGCAATGCGCCGCGCCCGCCGAGATCATCGCCCGTCCCGCGAGCCCCTTTGTGGCCGAGCTGATCGGCACCAGCGAGCGCCCGTTCCGCCTGCTGTCGCTCGAGCGGGTGGGCGATCATCTCGAGCCCGGCACCGGAACGGGCGAGCCGATCGAGGCCGGCGCTTCGCTGCGCGATGCTTTGGCCGAATTGCTGTGGTCG is a genomic window containing:
- a CDS encoding ABC transporter ATP-binding protein, encoding MIEIDNVSKIYDGTAVVDAVTLTVAPRTICVIVGTSGSGKTTLLRMINRLVEPSAGTIRIDGEDTRSIEAYQLRRRMGYAIQGHGLFPHRTVAQNIATVPKLLGWDKARRNARVDELLELFQLDPGQYRDRLPHELSGGQQQRIGVARALAAEPNILLMDEPYGALDPLIRAKAQEDLLAIQRRFKTTIVLVTHDMEEAIHLGDTIAVMDKGQLLQCAAPAEIIARPASPFVAELIGTSERPFRLLSLERVGDHLEPGTGTGEPIEAGASLRDALAELLWSGRAALPVRRDGQIVGQVTREALSRLAARPQ
- a CDS encoding DUF3422 domain-containing protein; the encoded protein is MVQTTIADHPYRDAIMAEVHARPVEIVPETCRLRRLVVVMPPVAGAMLAVFERFAAFCAEQDLPLPQPDTRQHSFGGAGRQVTWEFHTEFVTVTWRSELDDNDNRPDGLGLEVLADGLLIGAMRLDVIAETTIPDRLVPGFSLPSLCLANVEAGKAQIATDFVPDADRFTRFELAAGGLTPLRRSIIVRRILEIETYRTMALLGLPLARSTAPELRRIETELTALMEELSEATTPAAVQAALDALHALSVRSSQMSERLGYRFAAGHAYGDILRVRVQGIRESGTDRGSTLGSYIGNRVDPGLATCAAMEKRLAVLSAKLERAIGLLNVRIGVDMQVQNAAVLDNIAQTSRSQFLLQRTVEGLSTIAISYYLLGILSYLLAGPLEELHLHKTMALSIAAPFVVLAVWLMARAVRKAHAPASLH
- the rhaM gene encoding L-rhamnose mutarotase, whose translation is MSDWEKHAFKMQLNPGMAAEYKKRHDEIFPELVDLLKQAGVRDYSIHLDEETNILFGVLWRRKDHTMDALPNHPVMQRWWAHMADVMATNERNEPVSVDLKPMFWME
- a CDS encoding ABC transporter substrate-binding protein — translated: MRLAVKLLSAAAALAVSITAAQAQVVVSSKIDTEGGVLGNIILQVLQNNDIAVEDRTQLGGTPIVREAIIAGEIDIYPEYTGNGAYFFEGTDPALWNDAAKAYAEVKKLDYDANKIVWLSPSPANNTWAVALRGDLAEANNLKTFSEFGEWVAGGGEVKLAASAEFVNSPAALPKFQEVYGFTLSPDQLITLSGGDTAATIAAAAQQTNGVNAAMVYGTDGGIAPSGLVVLEDDKGVQPVYQPAPIIREEVLTEYPQIEELLTPVFEALTLETLQELNGRVQVGGEAASAVATDFLTQGGFLN
- a CDS encoding ABC transporter permease produces the protein MSTATAAPARRPIWLGLDKLGVLIAAIAAAGTVLPFALFRANRIVPGEARGILEALPPAEGAVLLGVLVGGIVAALLRLPRRIKLGAATLALASLAVMIGRSAEFLTPPENTFARVSPGAGFWLLVFAFALLLADCLTRLRLQPWLRIAVLAGVALAMAAWLWSGAWNDLALLKEYSTRAAAFWNEGRTHLALAFGSVAAAIAVGVPLGVLCFKVKPLRAGVLGVLNIIQTVPSIALFGLLIAPLAWVAATVPGAARLGISGIGAAPALVALFAYALLPIVSNTVVGLVGVPPAAVDAARGMGMTARQRLLGIQFPLAFPVILTGIRIVLVQNIGLATIAALIGGGGFGVFVFQGIGQTAMDLVLLGAIPTVALAFAAAVVLDALIEMSGGRGRPA
- a CDS encoding ABC transporter permease gives rise to the protein MTDTVTTRQLPDRLDHPLRSALLSWESLLVLVAVGIFIANSLASPYFLNEWSLSDLTFNFTEKALIALAMALLIISGEIDLSVAAIIALASTLMGLALQWGVDTPGLVAIGVGVGLLCGAFNGALVTGLKLPSIVVTIGTMSLFRGIAFIILGDGSFKGYPASFSFFGQGYVWWVISFELVLFALAAVIFWFTLHRTVFGRQIYAIGNNAVAARFTGVRVDRIKFVLFCLTGLMSGIAAVLLTARLGSTRPSIAEGFELEAITMVVLGGVNILGGGGSIIGVVLAAVIMGLVTFGLGLLNVPGIVMSIFIGTLLIVVIALPILFRLWRTRSQ